A window of the Henckelia pumila isolate YLH828 chromosome 3, ASM3356847v2, whole genome shotgun sequence genome harbors these coding sequences:
- the LOC140889626 gene encoding uncharacterized protein, whose translation MELYHPGTSNPVADALSRKVYVSLLRTSSVAQVVEECCSLGFTFRHRKEQQGVCVSSVLAEPALYTRIRESQAIDLKTHKLARLAQEGNTSGFHLQGDGLLCLSGHVVVPDDSTLREEILSQAHCSRFSVHTGSMKMNCDAIWVVVDRFLKSAHFLPYNRDFTFDRMARLYVQEVVLFHGIPLSIVRDRDPRFTSRFWGSFQ comes from the exons atggaattg taccatccaggcaCTTCTAACCCAGTTGCGGATGCTCTTAGCCGCAAAGTGTACGTTAGTTTGCTTCGTACCAGCTCGGTTGCGCAAGTAGTAGAGGAatgttgttccttgggttttACTTTTCGGCATAGGAAGGAGCAGCAGGGAGTTTGTGTTTCGTCAGTACTTGCCGAACCAGCCTTGTATACTCGTATACGTGAGTCGCAGGCCATTGATCTGAAGACGCATAAGTTAGCCCGTTTGGCTCAGGAGgggaatacttctggttttcatttgCAGGGtgatggtctgttgtgtctcTCTGGACATGTGGTAGTTCCTGATGATTCCACATTACGAGAGGAGATTCTGTCTCAAGCTCACTGTAGTAGATTTTCTGTACATActggtagcatgaaaat gaactgtgatgctatatgGGTTGTTGTTGATCGATTTTTGAAGTCCGCGCATTTCTTGCCTTACAATCGGGACTTTACTTTCGATCGGATGGCACGTTTGTATGTGCAAGAGGTTGTTCTTTTTCATGGAATTCCATTGAGTATTGTCagagacagagatccgaggtttacctctAGGTTCTGGGGTAGCTTCCAGTGA
- the LOC140892657 gene encoding aldose reductase, protein MAHATFVPHEEQVESFKLRSGNKIPAVGFGTWKTDSPRQSVYTAIVEAGYRHVDTATEYGVHTEVGEGIEEAIHAGVERKDLFVTSKLWCTDMTHERVRPALQKTLEELKLDYLDLYLIHWPFRLKDGASRPPKAGEVLDFDMEGVWREMEKLVKDNLVRDIGICNFTLKKLHNLLSFAEIKPSVCQMEMHPGWRNDKMLEACKKHGIHVTAYSPLGGKDLIQNPYVDKVAKKLNKSPAQVLVRWAIQRGTSAIPKSNSPERIKENEHVFGWRIPDEDFKVLSSFPDQKRTLDGDFLLVNETDGPYKSAAELWDNEI, encoded by the exons atggcACATGCAACATTTGTTCCCCATGAAGAACAGGTTGAATCATTTAAATTGCGGAGTGGCAACAAAATACCAGCTGTAGGCTTCGGCACTTGGAAAACTGATTCCCCTCGCCAATCTGTTTACACAGCCATAGTTGAG GCTGGTTACAGACACGTGGATACTGCCACGGAGTATGGTGTTCATACGGAG GTGGGAGAAGGAATCGAGGAAGCCATTCATGCAGGGGTAGAACGAAAAGATCTGTTTGTGACTTCTAAATTATG GTGCACTGATATGACTCATGAAAGAGTTAGGCCTGCTCTCCAAAAGACACTTGAAGAACTGAAGCTTGATTACCTTGATCTTTATCTG ATTCATTGGCCATTTCGCCTGAAAGATGGAGCGAGCAGGCCTCCCAAAGCAGGGGAGGTTTTGGATTTTGATATGGAAGGTGTTTGGAGGGAAATGGAGAAACTGGTGAAAGATAATCTTGTTAGAGACATTGGAATCTGCAATTTCACTCTCAAGAAACTCCACAATCTACTGAGTTTTGCAGAGATAAAGCCTTCTGTTTGCCAGATGGAGATGCATCCTGGATGGAGGAATGATAAAATGTTGGAGGCTTGCAAGAAACATGGGATCCATGTTACT GCATATTCACCATTAGGTGGAAAGGATCTGATACAGAATCCATATGTGGATAAGGTGGCGAAGAAACTAAACAAGAGCCCAGCGCAGGTTCTTGTGAGATGGGCGATCCAGAGAGGGACAAGTGCCATCCCCAAATCTAATAGTCCCGAGAGGATCAAGGAGAACGAACATGTGTTCGGGTGGCGAATTCCTGACGAGGACTTCAAAGTTCTCAGCAGCTTCCCTGATCAGAAGCGCACTTTGGACGGCGATTTCTTGCTCGTGAACGAGACAGATGGACCTTACAAAAGTGCAGCTGAGCTCTGGGACAACGAGATTTGA